The following nucleotide sequence is from Glycine max cultivar Williams 82 chromosome 9, Glycine_max_v4.0, whole genome shotgun sequence.
CCCACCGGTGTTGCCGACTCTCCTACCCAACACAGCACGGGAATCTCCAAGACTCGCCACAAAGAGCGTCTGCCGGCAAATAACCCCAACCAAACAACACGTCCCAGTAGTCGCAATCTGCGGCCGGGAGCTCCACAGCTCCGAAACAAGCGCCGTGAACCCCTCCTCAGTCCGCCGGAACGCCTGTTGAATGGCCTCAGATGTCACAACACTCTGTGACTCAGCCAATATCGCTGCGGAACAAACAACAACTACATGACAATGGCTCCTAAAGTACCTAAACACACAATATCCATTGACCATTCCACACACATACAtgacaatattaattttttaaaaaaaggagagGTCGATTGTGACATAGCTCCAACAGAATTACACAACACGCATTTTTCAACTGTGCAATGATTCCTGTGAAAACTGAAAAGCGCAACTACTTTTAGGTGGTGAAATTAAAGTCCAAAACCGAAATTCACGAAAAGCGAAGATACGAAAATCACTTGCAACTAAAAACAGTTCTGACTCACGATCGAGAATTGGAATTGCGCTATATATAAGGAAAGAGATTGAATCGCGAAGTAACTAACCTTGGAGATTGCGGAACAAGTTGTCGCAGACATAGCGGGAGCAATCGGGGCCGCCGTGGCCGTCGTAGACGCCGACGAAGGAGCCGAAGGCGCCGGACTCGATCTGGCTCTGGTCCTCGAGGACCTGGTTGGCCTGGACGACGGCCATGGAGAAATCGCCGGCGGCGAACTTTCCGATGTCGCGGAACCAGAGGAGGCCGTCCTTGCATTCTCTtccggcggcggcggcggcatTAGCGGCGTCGTCACCGTGCCCGAACGGCTTCCAACAGCGCGCGATAAGGCTCATCAATGCATGGAACATCCCACATCTCTCAGAAACCCTAACCCTAGGCTCCCCAGCACCGGAAAGCTTTTTTTTTCCGAATCTGAGGAAAGAATGGGATAAAGAAGGAGTGCGCAATTTAAGCAGGGGGCGCAGGTTAGCGCGAGGTGATGAAGGAAGGAAAGGGCGTGTGTGTTCGGTGGTGGAGGAACAGGAATGGGCTCTTGTTGGGAGAGGATGGTGTGGGGAAGCCCTTGTTGCgtgcttttctttttattatcatCACCTCTTTTTTTCCACTTAATATTcttttcatagttttttttgGTATAGAATTATTATGTCTCTTCCCATGATTAATGCACATTAGAATTCAAACTCAAAATCTTATATTAAActgaaataattatatatcaatTAATTCCTCTTTACTCACATGGAATTGCTTCAAACAAGGGAGAGAAAATTTAAGGTAAGGATTTGACTCATATATCATAAGGAAATgagtttgaattttgttttttatgttaaaaccTTGTCACCCATGCCaagtcaacttttttttttttgtcttgaaacCATTTTATTCCATTAGTCATTTTTCTATTATTCCAGCACCCAATTACTAtctcaattatatattaaatcacCGCCATCTACCTTCTACGTCTCTTCTCCTTTTTATCAGTGCCACAAAActtacaattttataattattggtgATGCAATTCtcgaattaaaattaattgttatttttcatCATGTCACTATCGTTTTCTATTCAAAGGTAGAGTGAATATCTTCTTTACTATTACCTTTTAACCGTGGAAGAACTATAACAATTCACGGCTGCTAATTAgcactatctttttttttttttatgcgtGAAACTGTTATTAAATTCGTTTTCTAGCATAATACACTCTCTTTTTTTGGTGGGAAGCATAATATACTCTATCCATTCAAAAGCTTATCTTACTAATCAAATGCTATGTCAAAAACTTATTTTGTCATAACATTTTATCCTTTgcctaaaaaaaactattttatacttAAGTAgtaatatacaaattattaattgatgtataattttaaaatattaaatagaaagCTCAATactaaaatcaagaaaattaagaattctttttttaaggttaaatgaaattaattttgaaatcttgtaaaaattaattttcaaatatggGCTGGACTGTTACcggaatatatatttaaattgatgttaaccATAAGTTTTACATTAATACGTGTCCTatactaaataaaattaaataacgaCCCCTCCAATTTTGTCCTCAGTTCTGCAACAAGGTTCTTCAATTGGGTGTTAAAAAACTGAGCTAGCTCATTTGGGAAAGTTACACATTCATCTCCAGCTAATGGGTTAAAATCCCTCACATATGGTATGCACCCAATAGGCCCTACATTAGCCACAACAATTTTTCTGGCCCCTAGACTGAATAGCCGCCGCAAATAGTAAATTGCTCGTGATcaacaaagaaaatagaaacatttttttttaaaacaaagctTTCTAGGTTCTTAGAAAAATTAGAGTGAGTTGTAGTCTGAGTCTTGATATCAATGTGACCACAAATGTTTCCGGAGATACCAACACCCTTTCTGGAATTTGAGCCTAGTGCTATTGTAAAGAGGGCCTTCTTAAACAAATTGCGAGCCGCAGGAACACCAATTAATGAGATGATTTCTTGCCTAGTATTTGCATAGGTGTCAATCTGTGCATCGAAGTTGATTCGACCACCCTGTTATTAACATGAAGATTATGCTTATCATCACTATTTAACATATAAATGGCATACAAATCactagtttaattttcataaaaagtcAACCAATTATAGATtaacttaaatatgattttcaaaGTAATCATTACAAAGATAAGCAATCCATTCTAACAAAGGAGTGTGACACAGGACTAGAAGTAAGGAAAAGGCTGTTTTGTATGGTTCAAAATcgaaatttgaagtttaatactCCCAACTATTGTACATAGAACTTAACCAAGCATTAATTGAAGCATAAAACTTACAAAATTTTCGCTAGAGTTATTAAGAATTCCACCTGCACCAGAGGCATAATTGACACCCTTTAGAACCACTGATCCAGTAGTAGTGGGATCCAAGGCCCAGTTTCTGATCTGGTAGCACACATCacacaattaaagagaaataataatCAATACATTAATTTgaacaaagaaataaagaaatatagaaCCTAATGAAAATCAGTAACTCTCACTTATGACATCTGCAACTGTTCTTCCATTGCTGAACCGCCCAGTGGGCATTCCAATCCTGAACAAGAGCAAGACCACAAAAACTCTTCTATTATACCCATAAAAAAGGATATTATTAGAGAAAATGCTTGTTTTGTTCTCTGCTCAAGGATGGGGCATACAATGAGTTTTATAATATGCCAATGATTAAGGTGAAATACCCAAATAATTGCCACTAACTGTTAGTCTTGTTAAAGCACATTGTGGACCCACCAAGGAATTTTTATAATATGGTGTGGAAAATGAGCTTAATTATTTAATAGGCTAGAAAACAAGTTTTTCATTCTATGGCATGAAAATCGCTAGTGTCACACATTGTAAGCATAAAGGCATTGTCCGTGAGGGAAATGATTAGTCAATAAATTGATAAGGGGTGGCAGTGCAATTATAAAATGGTCCTGGTTATCCCAATTTATTCTAAAGAGTTGTCCTGTTTATACAAGAGTTTGCAGTAAGGAATATGGTGTTGCATATGGTACAAGCCACTTCTTAGTGAGGCAACAAAACTGGTCAATTATAATGGGATTCCTTACGCTATCCATGTGAATATTACTGAATGCCACTCCTGATACTGATCCACCTTGCCATGTCTTGATTCTAACCTCATTATCTGAGACTTCTATAACTGAGTCCCTCACGGTAATGTTTGAAACACAGGCTCAAGAGTTGTGAAGAAGGTTCATATGAAatggtgggttttttttttttttaaatgtatctcTTTCTTTATGTGATATTTGAATCCAAAATCAACCTAAATTGGAATAGAACtattattttggttaaaaaagaTTAACCTTCGATATTAAAGATTATTCAAATGGTGTTGCATCGTCAATGTTTCAGTAGATTAAATACCTAATCTATTATTAAAATGGATTAAACATAAATAAGCTTATAATTTAAACAGAGCAATAAGGCCTTGCTATTCATATTTTCAGTTGAACAAAATGAGACCTATGGTTCTGTTTATGGTAATTGACTTTTGGATTAAACATTTAACAGTTTGGTTCCTGAGCCATGCTTTAGCTGCATCCGTTGATTGAGTGTACTTAGATGTCTTAGATTCAAAAGATATGCTCGTGCTTGAATCCACCACCAAAGGTAATGCAAATAAACTAGGATTATAAAAATGCTTGCATTTCATCGTAAATCACGAGTTTCACTGTTACATTTTAAACTAGCCGGTGCATTAATCACTAGAGAGGCACACATTTGACAATTGACATTTCCTAGTTGCAGGGGTACCCTGCCCTAACAACAACATCAATCAATAAACATATTGCCTACTCTCAATACAAAATGTAGGATATCTATAATAGTATCTCCAAAGCATCCCTCAAACATTCATATTAGCAGAAGAATCAGATCAAATATTGAATCAGTTGGCCAACATTCATTGGAAAAATGTCATTATGATCACCATCTAAGAGGCGCTTAGCGATGATAACATTTGCAGCATCAGTAGGATGCCAAGGGTCCCAGAACACATACTTGGATCTGTCCCAGCAAATGCTCGAAGTAGGACCACAGGGAACCAAACCTCCAAAACGCCCAGCCATGGAACAACACGAGGAAGATGGGTTCTCAAAACCTaccacattaaaaaaaagggtCTAATTAGTTCAAAAACATCATGCAAAGgtgaaattattatatgatcaGGAATCAGCATGATACTAATCAATTTTCACATGACACATAATCaagtattatttgttttttcttgtaatttgaaaattttgactaTATATTATGTAgagattgattaaaattaaacatgttaTGATCTTGAGACTATCTAAATATTTCTCCATCCAAAATTAAGGTAATAATAGATTTGAATGGGGTGGTCACTCCTTGTGACTGTcctatttttatgattaatgaaattttaacaGATTAGTTGTCAAGTCAGACACACACCATATGCTTCGTAATTGTTGAGTATATCTTCTAAAATGTTGTAGACATCTGCATAAACAAACATTGCACCCTTCAAATTTGAATTGAGCTCTGCGATGAGGCCCTTCAACTGGATATTAAATGACTGTGCTAACTGATTGGGGAAAGTGACACAGCCATCACCAGCAGCTGGATTCATATCCCTCTGAATTGGTATACACCCAATAGGCCCCACATTTGTCACGATAATTTTCCTGGCACCTAGATTGAATAGCCTCTGCAGACATTAATGTTCATAAGCATAACAATAATTAACACCAAACTTTATAAAAGAACAATGATATAATCATCAATATCCTACTAATCCTTCtaatatttagagaaaaaaaagtttaatttctatacatTATTAAcgtaaaaaattttatattatcaaccaattaaaaattattataacagtaaacaaatttatatatatatatatatatatatatatatatatatatatatatatatatatatcaatttatgATCAAAGgacaatgtaaaaaattattcacataGTCAATGTATGAGTTatttactctaaaaaaaaagtactattatctgaatgaAATATTAAGAAGCTAGGTCTTCTGAGAAACATTACAATGAGCTGTTCTCTGAACCTTGAGACTAAGGTGGTCACAAAGAGTTCTGGAGATGCCAAATTCTTCTCGTAAATTAAGACTGCTGGTGCTAAATAGTTATTAATGAAATCGTTGGAACCCATTGCTACTGAAAATAAAGACCTTTTGAATAGATTGAGAGCCGCAGGAACACCAATGTTGGAGATGATGTCTTGCCTTGTATTAGCAAAATTATCTAATTGTGCATCGAAGTTGATTCGGTCACCCTACAAAATCACATGCACATTATTACTATTTCATTCAACTAAGAGTTGGAACTTAAACAATAGatattgaagcagaaaacttacaaagagttttccagtgagaTTGAGGATTCCACTTGCACCAGAAGCATAGTTGACACCTTCCAAAACCCCTGGTCCAACTGTGGTGGGTGCTAAGTAAGGTGGTGTAAAACCAATACCCATTTCTTGACCTGATTGCACATGATAAAGCTATTAGACAAGTGACAGATAAGTGAACAACAACAACGACAACAACAAAGCTTTATCCCATTATTAGATAAGGTTGGGTACATGGATAAAACCATGCAATAAGTAGGatatataagaagaagaaaaaaacaagcaGTAAATCTTGCCTATAATGTCAACAATGGTTCTTCCATTTGTGAACCTCCCTGTTGGTCTTCCAAAGTCAATTCCAAAAGGAACATAATTGGCCTTTGAGAGGGAAGCAATGTAATTGTTGTTCCCAACATCGACAAGAGAATCTCCGAAGACAAAATTTGCTGGTTGTAAATCCGAAGTTGTAATCCTAAACAACGATAGGACTATAAAAACTTGAAACAAAATCTTAACAGTGACTAGTCTATTCAACTTGATACCCATTAGAAAATATATAGAACAAATAATCAATACAATGAAAAATTTGAAGCTCTATTTTTTTGTCTATAACTAACTGCTATAAGGTGCACAAGACCATAAGAATATGATTGGTATTTGATAATGTTGATGGGGTCAGGATAATATATAGAGAAGTTCCTCGAGAGGAAAGAGAAATTTGTATCCTCTAGTGTTAGTAAGAAGCATGATAATGTCATgcaataagaaagaaaaacataaaataattataatacgATGTACTGTATCGTTATTTGTGGAGTTTATTAATGTAAGTTGTCTTTTTTCCCTTTAACATGATATTATCTAATGTCATGTTTTTCATTTGAGttttgaaggaaaagaaaggagggacacatttttttattttatgattaagaGAATTATATAACctttacaaaaataaagaaaacagtTAGTATATTAATAAGTTTGTACTAATATAttactttatttctttcatttaaaaaagttatcaaaataaaaaaaaaaatactgttttattaaaagtaaaaaataaaaaaaaatctctctctCCGTTACTTTTAAAACTCAACTTCCCAACATACTGTTTAAAATCAAAGTATGGAGAGAGTCAGCATTAATGGCTCTCATGTCCAGCAACCAATCATGAATGCAAATCTGTTACATCTATTttataagataataaaaaaaagtgcttaaaaaagataataagaaaaatattctttttattttaaaacatatcttttcttttacaaaaaaatgctAATACTTTTTCATGAGTTAAAAGATAAGCAACTTTAGAAAAAagctataaaaaataattacaaattttaaaactttctaAAATCTGTCTCaaaaacagataaaaataaatacgttttattaaattaagttttattttcaaaaaatacaaatattcacTCTTAATCAAGACATTAATTacgaaattaaaaatgatttttttaaaagtaaagggGGGCATTTACACTAATGTAAAGACATTTTATAATGTCATTTTaggagtgaataggcaatttagtccctgagattgtacctattttgcatattagtccctaacttaatattaaattcaaaatagtccctatctttgcataagtgttacaaaatagtccttccgttaaattgTAAAGTAACGCCGTtaatgaggtcaattttagtgccacgtggactatccacgtggcactaaaggatgacgtggcatgacaCGTGGACATGTCTGatgccacgtcatttgatgataacaaaatgagtaaatagacaatttagtccctgactgTGTACCcttgttgcatattagtccctaacttaatgaaaaattcaaaatagtccctatcttttacataagtattgcaaaatagtccttccgttaaattttaaagtaatgttGTTAGtaaggtcaattttagtgttacgccatttgatgatgatagaatGAGTGACTTCTTCAAATTTAATGGTTTTGAACCAATTGAGGCATATATACGAAAAAGAACTCACACAcacttgcacaaataaaaagaaccaaaaatccaCAGCAACAACCTTATCTCTGTAGCTGTCAACACCAATGGGCGAGGTCTGCataaccattctcttttcctctttttttttttcttcaattaccatCAATGTATCATTCTGGgttctgattttttgtgtgttttgaataggaagagaaaaaaccagaggaaaacaaagtggaggagaaaaaagcaaatgaagaagaaaagaaagaagaagagaaaaaaccaaaGGAATCAAAAGACGACAAGGAATCCAAGGAGGAATCTGCGCAGTCAGAAATCGTGCTAGGCACAACCTTTGCAATGCATGGACACTTTAAGCATGATTTCTAGCATcttttaagttagggactattttgcaatacttatgcaaaagatagggactattttgaatttttcattaagttagggactaatatgtaACAGAggtacaaagtcagggactaaattacctatttactcattttattatcatcaaatgacgtggcatCAGGCATGTCCACGTGTCATGtcacgtcatcctttagtgccacgtggatagtccacgtggcactaaaattgacatcactaacggcgttactttaaaatttaacggaaggactattttgcaacacttatgcaaagatatggactattttgaatttaatattaagttagggactaatatacaaaatgggtacaatctcagggactaaattgcctattcactcatCATTTTAGAGAAATTATTGGATGGTACTTAAACATCAATTGTTCATGATATAAAGTCATTTTATAAAGTCTATATATAACAGGTAttcaattttcacaatttataaaaaagaaataataatacttAAGTATCATCTAAAGATTAACcgataatctatttttttatattttatcataaattattatgtataataaagtTATTGTCTTATAAAGATTAACTAGGATGATGGTAGTCTAAAACAAtctaataattatcttaaaaatcattcatgattaatagtgtaaaaaagTTTACATTAGTGTTATCAATATACTCTCATCATCATGTATAAAAAACTATACTTTCATGATAAGTTTTAATATACTCTCAGTAtagtttttgacaaaaaaaaaaaaaactttttatctattaatttcTGAACTATAACCCAGAGACAATCATCGATGCAACTTGTTTTGTCCCCGAACCAGCTGTTTTCTAACTATGAGCTTCTTCAACTATGTGCCAAAGTTGTGTGCAACACAATGAAATCCGTGCATGGCATAGCTAGCaatcattcattttaaaaatattcttcaacTATCAACAAAATGCAGGAGGTTAAGTGAAAGCCTACGGATTGTCACGTTTCCCCAATTAAATGTGCTCCTGcctcttgcaaaaaaaaagtatgaatcCATGACACTTGACAGGAACTTTCCCCATTTCGTAATTTCATCACTGCTTTGAATTTAAGATAACCTGTCAACTTGCCACTCTTCTTTTCAGTTTCTTTACGGTGCACAGTGAACAGCATATGAAAGAATTACAAAGCTTTTCATCAAATTGAA
It contains:
- the LOC100815323 gene encoding GDSL esterase/lipase At4g16230 translates to MGIKLNRLVTVKILFQVFIVLSLFRITTSDLQPANFVFGDSLVDVGNNNYIASLSKANYVPFGIDFGRPTGRFTNGRTIVDIIGQEMGIGFTPPYLAPTTVGPGVLEGVNYASGASGILNLTGKLFGDRINFDAQLDNFANTRQDIISNIGVPAALNLFKRSLFSVAMGSNDFINNYLAPAVLIYEKNLASPELFVTTLVSRFREQLIRLFNLGARKIIVTNVGPIGCIPIQRDMNPAAGDGCVTFPNQLAQSFNIQLKGLIAELNSNLKGAMFVYADVYNILEDILNNYEAYGFENPSSSCCSMAGRFGGLVPCGPTSSICWDRSKYVFWDPWHPTDAANVIIAKRLLDGDHNDIFPMNVGQLIQYLI